One segment of Paenibacillus sp. FSL R7-0337 DNA contains the following:
- a CDS encoding ABC transporter permease, whose protein sequence is MNSLLNVILTTDFAFSVLRVTTPILFAALGALISNRAGIINIGMEGIMLVSALAGVIVSAYTQSAWVGLLGAVLSGTLIAGILAFFTLKFKTHIILGGVAINMFASGGTVFILYLLSGDKGSSTSLASKVLPSVNIPLLQDIPVLGPILSGHHILTYFSILSVLVVYYLLNRTPLGLRIRSVGENPHAAQSVGVSVVRIQYSALLLSGFFASLGGAYMSMGYLSLFTRDMIAGRGWIAIAAESMGRSTTVGTALTSLLFGAADALSNALQVLKIPAELIATLPYVATVIGLIIYAISETRKKNKKLKATVTK, encoded by the coding sequence ATGAACAGTCTGCTGAATGTCATACTGACGACGGATTTTGCCTTCTCTGTCCTGCGTGTAACCACGCCGATACTGTTCGCTGCACTGGGGGCGCTGATCTCGAACCGTGCCGGAATTATCAACATCGGGATGGAAGGGATCATGCTGGTCTCGGCGCTGGCCGGGGTTATTGTGAGCGCGTATACGCAGAGCGCCTGGGTGGGACTGCTTGGGGCGGTGCTGTCGGGTACGCTGATTGCGGGGATTCTGGCCTTTTTCACCTTGAAATTCAAGACCCATATTATTCTGGGCGGGGTGGCGATCAATATGTTCGCCTCCGGGGGTACGGTATTTATTCTGTATCTGCTGAGCGGCGACAAAGGATCTTCCACCTCCTTAGCGAGTAAAGTGCTGCCGAGTGTGAATATTCCGCTCCTGCAGGATATTCCAGTGCTGGGCCCGATTCTGTCGGGGCACCACATTCTGACGTATTTCTCTATATTGTCAGTGCTCGTAGTCTATTATCTGCTCAACCGTACACCGCTGGGATTGCGAATCCGCTCCGTAGGCGAGAATCCGCACGCGGCCCAGTCCGTAGGCGTCAGTGTGGTCCGCATTCAGTATAGTGCGCTGCTGCTCAGCGGCTTCTTCGCCAGTCTGGGCGGAGCCTATATGTCGATGGGCTACTTGTCTCTGTTCACCCGCGATATGATCGCCGGCCGGGGCTGGATTGCCATCGCTGCCGAATCCATGGGCCGGAGCACCACCGTGGGCACAGCGCTAACCTCACTGCTCTTCGGCGCAGCCGACGCGCTCTCCAATGCCCTGCAGGTGCTGAAGATTCCAGCCGAACTGATTGCTACGCTGCCTTATGTTGCGACAGTCATCGGCCTGATTATCTACGCAATCTCCGAGACACGTAAGAAGAATAAGAAGCTTAAGGCTACTGTTACGAAATAA
- a CDS encoding ABC transporter permease has protein sequence MFKVKYFEAIRTAAVIVIALIIAFLIISLVSDHPVKTIGIFLWEPLSTRGHIGNVIEMAIPLMFTGLAVSLLFRANMFNLGAEGIFYFSGVVTTALAIHLSLNSWFHPVVAILAGSIVGALLSAIPGILKAKWNANELVTSLMFNNILFGVGLYLLNYHLRDAKAFANVSFKFEKTAQLSKLFAGTRIHTGLIIVLVLIVLAHLFLYKTKWGYELRMTGVNRDFARYSGMKTAKVIILVHLIAGFIAGMGGSVEVLGMYSRFQWTSLPGYGMDGALVAMLAKNNPFSVIVSALFLAYIRIGADMMSRLSDVPSEMISIIQAVIILLISAEQFLKFWKNRMLLKEAKEA, from the coding sequence ATGTTTAAAGTCAAATATTTCGAGGCGATCCGCACAGCGGCGGTCATCGTCATTGCACTTATTATCGCGTTCCTGATCATCTCGCTGGTTAGTGACCACCCGGTGAAGACGATCGGAATCTTCCTCTGGGAGCCGTTGTCCACGAGGGGCCATATCGGCAACGTCATTGAAATGGCGATCCCGCTGATGTTCACCGGTCTTGCGGTCTCTCTGCTGTTCCGGGCCAATATGTTCAACCTGGGGGCAGAAGGAATCTTTTATTTCTCCGGAGTGGTGACTACTGCACTGGCGATTCATCTCAGCCTGAACAGCTGGTTCCATCCGGTAGTGGCGATTCTTGCAGGCTCCATCGTGGGGGCGCTGCTCTCGGCCATCCCCGGTATTCTCAAGGCCAAGTGGAATGCGAATGAGCTGGTGACCTCGCTGATGTTCAATAACATCCTGTTCGGGGTGGGGCTGTACCTGCTGAACTATCATCTGCGGGATGCCAAGGCGTTTGCCAACGTTTCTTTTAAATTCGAGAAAACGGCCCAGCTCAGCAAGCTGTTTGCAGGGACGCGGATTCACACCGGACTTATTATTGTGCTGGTGCTTATCGTATTGGCCCATCTGTTTCTCTACAAGACCAAATGGGGCTACGAGCTGCGGATGACCGGGGTTAACCGGGATTTCGCCCGTTATTCGGGGATGAAGACGGCCAAGGTGATCATTCTGGTCCATCTGATCGCCGGGTTCATTGCTGGTATGGGCGGCTCGGTGGAGGTGCTCGGGATGTACAGCCGGTTTCAGTGGACCTCCTTGCCGGGCTACGGTATGGATGGTGCTCTGGTGGCCATGCTGGCCAAGAATAATCCGTTCTCCGTCATTGTCTCGGCGCTCTTTTTGGCCTATATCCGCATTGGCGCCGACATGATGTCGCGCCTTTCCGATGTGCCGTCCGAGATGATCTCGATTATCCAGGCTGTCATTATTCTGCTGATATCTGCTGAGCAGTTCCTCAAGTTCTGGAAGAACCGCATGCTGCTGAAGGAGGCGAAGGAAGCATGA
- a CDS encoding ABC transporter ATP-binding protein, translating into MANALLEMRGITKVYPNGVVANKDVEFSLREGEIHAIAGENGAGKSTLMKIMFGMESPSEGGLYIRGEQVKLQSPQDAIDRGIGMVHQHFMLVPSFTVAENMVLGMEPKRGVSFNYAEAVRLTEATARKYNLSVNAKAKVEDLSVGMKQKVEILKALVRGAKILILDEPTAVLTPQETEELFHELQQLKEQGHTIVFISHKLKEVKAICDRITIMRGGRSEGVFETKEVTEQEISRLMVGRDVVLKYDKSDLPYGKPVLAVEGLSVSDSQGKALLSEISFSVREGQIVGIAGVEGNGQTQLIEALTGGLRGVGGSGSVQVKGKDIRELDILDIRNLGVSYIPEDRMRQGSAGEASIADNLISTRYRQKDMNKGPFLHGSRIAALASALVEEFKVRCSGPQQPIGMLSGGNMQKVVVARECSTNPQLLIAEQPTRGVDIGAAQFIHQKLLELRSANCATLLVSADLNEILELSDSLLVMYEGQIVAYFEHPSAVGEEELGLYMLGINRQDKEQTGRAANHV; encoded by the coding sequence ATGGCAAATGCTCTGCTGGAAATGCGGGGAATCACCAAAGTGTATCCGAACGGTGTGGTTGCCAACAAGGATGTTGAGTTCTCTCTGCGCGAAGGCGAGATCCATGCGATTGCGGGTGAGAACGGAGCCGGTAAATCGACTCTGATGAAAATTATGTTCGGAATGGAGAGCCCGAGCGAAGGCGGACTCTATATCCGGGGAGAACAAGTGAAGCTGCAGTCCCCGCAGGACGCGATTGACCGCGGCATTGGTATGGTGCATCAGCATTTCATGCTGGTGCCTTCTTTTACGGTGGCGGAGAATATGGTGCTCGGTATGGAGCCGAAGAGGGGCGTGAGCTTCAATTATGCAGAGGCCGTACGCCTGACGGAAGCAACCGCACGTAAATATAATCTCTCGGTGAACGCCAAGGCGAAGGTGGAAGACCTGAGCGTCGGCATGAAGCAGAAGGTGGAAATTCTGAAGGCGCTGGTGCGCGGGGCCAAGATTCTCATTCTCGATGAGCCAACGGCAGTGCTGACTCCGCAGGAGACAGAGGAACTGTTCCATGAGCTGCAGCAGCTTAAGGAGCAGGGACACACGATTGTGTTCATCTCGCACAAACTGAAGGAGGTCAAGGCCATCTGTGACCGGATTACCATCATGCGCGGGGGGCGGAGTGAAGGCGTCTTCGAGACCAAGGAAGTAACGGAGCAGGAAATTTCGCGGCTGATGGTCGGCCGTGATGTGGTGCTGAAGTATGACAAAAGCGATCTTCCCTACGGCAAGCCGGTGCTTGCGGTGGAAGGGCTGAGCGTCTCAGACAGCCAGGGCAAAGCGCTGCTCTCCGAGATCAGCTTCTCGGTCCGTGAAGGCCAGATTGTCGGCATCGCCGGCGTTGAAGGGAACGGACAGACGCAGCTGATCGAGGCGCTGACCGGCGGCCTGCGAGGGGTTGGCGGCAGCGGGTCGGTACAGGTGAAGGGGAAGGATATCCGTGAGCTGGATATTCTGGACATCCGCAACCTGGGGGTATCCTATATCCCTGAGGACCGGATGCGTCAGGGCTCTGCCGGAGAGGCCAGCATTGCCGACAATCTGATCTCCACGCGCTACCGTCAGAAGGATATGAATAAAGGGCCATTTCTGCACGGGTCCAGAATTGCTGCGCTGGCCTCTGCGCTGGTGGAGGAATTCAAGGTGCGGTGCTCCGGTCCGCAGCAGCCGATCGGCATGCTGTCCGGCGGTAACATGCAGAAGGTGGTCGTAGCCAGGGAGTGTTCCACGAATCCGCAGCTGCTGATCGCCGAGCAGCCGACCCGGGGCGTGGACATCGGGGCTGCCCAGTTCATTCACCAGAAGCTGCTGGAGCTGCGTTCGGCGAACTGTGCGACGCTGCTGGTATCGGCAGATCTGAATGAAATTCTGGAGCTGAGCGACAGTCTGCTTGTGATGTATGAGGGCCAGATTGTTGCCTATTTCGAACATCCGTCAGCAGTCGGTGAGGAAGAGCTGGGGCTCTACATGCTGGGAATTAACCGGCAGGACAAAGAGCAGACCGGGAGGGCCGCAAATCATGTTTAA
- a CDS encoding BMP family ABC transporter substrate-binding protein, with the protein MKKKMLTLMLLAVMVLVAACGNNKSGNGNGAAATPGTEAEGGGAAAGDKLKVVLLIPGTLGDKSFFDAANNGLQKVKSELGAETKVVEMGADKTKWEPTFNDIAAEDWDVVISGGSEITEMFNATAEANPDKKFINYDTDIEEAPANMYNMSYSTNEVSFLAGAAAALATQSDMPNANKDNVIGFLGGMDIPGINAFLVGYIQGAQYVDPEVKVAVSYAGDFVNPAKGKELSLIQYNSGVDIIFNVAGGTGLGIFDAAKEKNKYAIGVDSDQAMLLKDTDSVKANLIVTSAIKKIDSAILGAVKKLQDGTLEMGKRDVLGFVEDGVGIAENEIYKAAFPAELQTKIEEVKQKLINKEIKVDNAMGMETSEVEAIRNAVKP; encoded by the coding sequence ATGAAAAAGAAAATGCTCACTTTAATGTTGCTGGCAGTTATGGTACTGGTCGCTGCGTGCGGGAACAACAAGTCCGGGAACGGGAATGGTGCGGCAGCAACTCCGGGAACGGAGGCGGAAGGCGGCGGCGCGGCGGCGGGGGACAAGCTCAAGGTGGTGCTGCTGATTCCGGGGACGCTGGGGGATAAATCGTTTTTTGATGCGGCGAACAATGGTCTGCAGAAGGTGAAAAGCGAGCTTGGCGCAGAAACGAAGGTTGTGGAAATGGGCGCTGACAAGACGAAATGGGAGCCGACTTTTAATGATATCGCTGCTGAGGATTGGGATGTTGTTATCTCCGGCGGCTCGGAAATTACAGAAATGTTCAATGCAACGGCTGAAGCGAATCCTGATAAAAAATTCATCAACTATGATACTGACATCGAGGAAGCGCCTGCCAATATGTACAATATGTCTTACTCGACCAATGAGGTCTCCTTCCTGGCCGGGGCGGCTGCGGCGCTTGCTACCCAGTCTGATATGCCTAATGCCAACAAGGACAATGTGATCGGATTCCTGGGCGGAATGGACATTCCCGGCATCAATGCCTTCCTGGTTGGTTACATTCAGGGAGCACAGTATGTTGATCCGGAAGTGAAGGTAGCTGTATCCTATGCCGGAGATTTCGTGAACCCTGCGAAGGGCAAGGAATTGTCGCTGATCCAGTATAACTCGGGTGTGGATATTATCTTCAACGTGGCGGGCGGTACGGGCCTTGGCATCTTCGATGCAGCGAAGGAAAAGAACAAATATGCAATCGGCGTCGATTCTGACCAGGCGATGCTGCTGAAGGATACGGATAGTGTGAAAGCCAACCTGATCGTTACATCTGCGATTAAAAAGATCGATTCGGCCATCCTTGGCGCAGTGAAGAAACTGCAGGACGGCACGCTTGAAATGGGTAAACGCGATGTGCTTGGCTTCGTCGAAGACGGCGTAGGCATTGCCGAGAACGAGATCTACAAAGCGGCATTCCCGGCGGAATTGCAGACCAAGATTGAAGAAGTGAAGCAGAAGCTGATCAATAAGGAAATTAAGGTGGATAACGCAATGGGTATGGAGACTTCTGAAGTGGAAGCGATCCGTAATGCCGTTAAACCTTAA
- a CDS encoding AraC family transcriptional regulator, producing MDRVLYIVNAEHEAGTYIPPHQHECFELVYYIHGQGTCSIGQRSYHFRPYTFALIPAGFKHDENHQPSPEVLFVGFHCGNPVINSLSGVFDDDKEHTVLQTLQRMSAEFKRKRDGFSELLNLQMSEITVYLQRLLSASDFHSPAEDQMQYVLNYMNEHYRHKLSVASLAEMSGYSYDRFRHLFKERFMHSPHRYLLLKRLDYAKSLLLHSQMHISEVSAAAGFVNDAQFCNMFKREIGLSPRTFRIQSRVI from the coding sequence ATGGATCGTGTCCTATATATTGTAAATGCAGAACATGAAGCGGGTACCTATATCCCTCCGCACCAGCATGAGTGCTTCGAGCTTGTCTATTATATCCATGGTCAGGGCACCTGCAGCATCGGCCAGCGCAGCTATCACTTCCGGCCCTATACCTTCGCCCTCATTCCGGCAGGCTTCAAGCATGACGAGAATCATCAGCCCAGCCCGGAGGTGCTGTTCGTCGGCTTTCACTGCGGCAATCCCGTGATTAATTCGCTGTCCGGTGTGTTTGACGACGATAAAGAGCACACAGTACTACAGACCCTGCAACGGATGAGCGCCGAGTTCAAGCGCAAGCGTGACGGGTTCAGCGAGCTGCTGAATCTGCAAATGAGTGAAATTACCGTCTATCTCCAGCGGCTGCTCAGCGCCTCCGATTTCCATTCCCCTGCAGAGGATCAGATGCAGTATGTGCTCAATTATATGAACGAGCATTACCGTCACAAGCTCTCGGTGGCTTCGCTGGCAGAGATGTCCGGCTACAGCTACGACCGCTTCCGGCATTTGTTCAAGGAGCGGTTCATGCACTCCCCCCACCGTTATCTTTTACTAAAACGCCTGGATTATGCCAAGTCGCTCCTCCTGCACAGCCAAATGCATATTTCCGAGGTCTCGGCTGCAGCCGGATTCGTCAACGATGCGCAGTTCTGCAATATGTTCAAACGGGAGATCGGCCTCTCCCCGCGCACCTTCCGCATTCAGAGCAGAGTCATATAG
- a CDS encoding AraC family transcriptional regulator, which produces MRLNKIGNQRALYSRLLVSITLCVSLTFLVSTIIYYNYYIGVEKKQTFQSDLGNLTQTSREVMNMTDAAQSLSFQIYRNSTISKIVFYDKPDIYDVTAAMSELGNYLSSMPYIESIYVYNPKGGQLYVASSHGQNGVYTEKELVDTSILDILSHYQKYKAFTPIPRVYSNGAQENDQVRAYTFLCLDAIGWDRAINSAVIVNISAPWINKEIASPADSTSATYILDDQGAFLSSNSLKQQELTPEEAGFIEQRIKGREAGYFIAPFGGVNSLISYTAPDDLSWQYVRITPYEIITKQTNNIRNTTLLIAGLVLVAGIGLSWIMSRSLYLPMNRIVSEMHILETEKRDSMFMIRQNTLRDLILGLKPLQSMQQVEKLRQLGIHFTFNDDYRLILLRIDRYREFREARSSYLLASKFAIMNIASEICGQTYRVETVDMNDDGILVLLNIIDPVEYTDTGLIEALLRQIQQACSDYLKISLTLTYSHIDRNASQLHQLYQQVREASNHRLFYGHGCILNARDICALESSTYHYPADKEKRLADALLSGKLTDAAEQFSAMIRETEAFPYQTAQLTVSRLSVTIREIVNTIQKRNRLQIYGVAELPSLDAIETIDELEEAFAALFHTLQEQLAGKKNTKQHDLICQINAMINEDYMKPHLSLNQIADELDMSPIYISRLYKQQTMNSIVDVILEVRMREVCALLENTDLPVTAIAERCGFTSSSYLHRMFKRSFGTTPTDYRRLKSVRMS; this is translated from the coding sequence ATGAGACTGAACAAGATCGGCAATCAACGGGCACTGTACAGCAGACTGCTAGTCAGCATTACGCTTTGCGTCTCCTTAACCTTTCTGGTCTCCACCATCATTTATTACAACTACTATATCGGCGTAGAAAAGAAACAGACCTTCCAGTCCGACCTAGGCAACCTCACACAGACCAGCCGGGAGGTCATGAACATGACTGATGCTGCGCAATCGCTTTCTTTTCAAATCTACCGGAACAGCACCATCTCCAAAATTGTGTTCTACGATAAGCCGGACATCTACGATGTCACCGCCGCCATGTCCGAGCTGGGCAACTATCTAAGCTCTATGCCTTATATCGAATCCATCTATGTATATAATCCCAAGGGCGGGCAGCTGTATGTTGCCTCCTCCCATGGCCAGAACGGTGTGTATACCGAAAAGGAGCTGGTCGATACCTCCATTCTGGATATTCTGAGCCATTATCAGAAATATAAGGCGTTCACTCCTATTCCTAGAGTCTATTCTAACGGCGCACAGGAGAACGATCAGGTCCGGGCCTACACCTTCCTCTGTCTGGATGCCATCGGCTGGGACCGGGCGATTAATTCGGCAGTGATTGTGAATATTTCGGCTCCTTGGATTAACAAAGAGATCGCAAGCCCGGCGGATTCAACCAGCGCCACCTATATACTGGATGATCAGGGTGCCTTCCTGTCCAGCAACAGCCTGAAGCAGCAGGAGCTTACCCCGGAGGAAGCGGGATTCATCGAGCAGCGGATCAAGGGCCGGGAGGCCGGGTATTTCATCGCTCCCTTCGGGGGTGTGAACTCACTGATCTCTTATACGGCACCGGACGATCTAAGCTGGCAGTATGTACGAATTACGCCATATGAGATCATTACGAAGCAGACCAACAACATCCGCAACACCACCCTGCTGATTGCAGGTCTTGTGCTGGTGGCCGGCATAGGCCTTTCCTGGATCATGTCCAGAAGCCTCTACCTGCCGATGAACCGGATTGTCAGCGAGATGCATATCCTGGAGACCGAGAAGCGCGACAGCATGTTCATGATCCGGCAAAATACACTGCGTGACCTGATCCTCGGCCTGAAGCCGCTGCAGTCCATGCAGCAGGTCGAGAAGCTGCGCCAGCTCGGCATTCATTTCACCTTCAATGATGATTACCGGCTGATCCTGCTGCGGATTGACCGTTACCGGGAGTTCCGGGAAGCCCGCTCCTCTTATCTGCTGGCCTCCAAGTTCGCCATCATGAACATCGCCTCCGAAATCTGCGGCCAGACCTACCGCGTGGAGACTGTGGATATGAACGATGACGGAATCCTGGTGCTGCTGAACATTATCGATCCCGTGGAATATACGGATACCGGACTGATCGAAGCCCTGCTCCGGCAGATTCAGCAGGCCTGCTCCGACTATCTGAAGATCAGCCTTACGCTGACCTACAGCCATATTGACCGTAATGCCAGCCAACTGCATCAGCTCTATCAGCAGGTCCGCGAGGCGTCGAATCACCGCCTGTTCTATGGACATGGCTGTATCCTGAATGCCCGGGATATCTGCGCCCTGGAGTCCAGCACTTATCATTATCCGGCCGACAAGGAGAAAAGATTAGCGGATGCGCTGCTGAGCGGTAAGCTGACGGACGCTGCCGAACAGTTCAGCGCGATGATCCGCGAGACAGAGGCCTTCCCTTACCAGACCGCGCAGTTAACCGTGTCCAGGCTCAGCGTCACTATAAGAGAGATCGTGAATACTATCCAGAAGCGTAATCGCTTACAAATCTATGGAGTGGCCGAGCTGCCCAGCCTTGACGCCATCGAGACGATAGACGAGCTTGAGGAGGCCTTCGCCGCCCTCTTCCATACCCTGCAGGAGCAGCTGGCAGGCAAAAAGAACACCAAGCAGCACGACCTCATCTGCCAGATCAACGCCATGATCAACGAGGATTACATGAAGCCTCATCTGAGCCTGAACCAGATCGCCGATGAGCTGGATATGTCACCCATCTATATCAGCCGCCTCTACAAGCAGCAGACCATGAACAGCATCGTCGATGTCATCCTGGAGGTGCGGATGCGTGAGGTGTGCGCCCTGCTGGAGAACACCGACCTGCCCGTCACTGCGATAGCCGAGCGCTGCGGCTTCACCAGCAGCTCTTACTTGCACCGGATGTTCAAGCGCAGCTTCGGTACAACGCCTACTGATTACCGCCGGTTGAAGAGTGTGCGGATGAGTTAG
- a CDS encoding extracellular solute-binding protein, which yields MRKKAGRRSLATLTTGLLALSLLAGCGGGNSNGNTGSSAGKDGNAGTPAASEGAAKAADTGIDTSKKVELQFYMLGDAPKDLPAIQAEVNKMAEADLNATVKFNFTSWTDWDQKYKLLLSSGQAIDLIFTADWTQYQSYAKRGAFLPLDDLLPKAAPELQKFVPEQMWEDVKVDGKIYTVPATFKEYVTNGFVYREDLRKKYDLPVPKDLASYEAYMDGIVKNEPDMMPMSLNSDVGNNLHYIYTELNKMIGALPYGMGVKYDSPGTVYSYWGSEEQKEELKTMKRWADKGFIPKNVLNIKDTMQDPMTSGKAASMFGDNPNRFNDMKMKISTTHPDWEMAYSPFGLTTGYATPVHPIHNGFAIPKSSKNPERALAFYQKMVLDKRYNQLTQYGIEGKNYTVEDGYYKLVGTSTSNGFTREGMNGWAWRNPEYMLFDKGFDGVKAIFDELDKIQKPDLFLGFAEDYSSYQAEKAALEQVEKQYLFPLEAGLVDDVDKGLETFMQKAKQAGLEKIQAEWTKQWEAYVAEKGLK from the coding sequence ATGAGAAAGAAAGCAGGCAGACGATCTTTGGCTACGCTTACAACGGGGTTGCTCGCTCTATCGCTCCTGGCCGGCTGCGGCGGGGGGAACAGCAATGGCAACACCGGCAGCAGTGCCGGGAAGGACGGCAACGCAGGCACACCGGCTGCATCAGAGGGAGCGGCGAAGGCAGCGGACACCGGGATCGACACCTCGAAGAAGGTGGAGCTGCAATTCTATATGCTCGGCGATGCTCCTAAGGATCTTCCGGCCATCCAGGCTGAAGTCAACAAAATGGCTGAGGCAGACCTGAACGCCACGGTGAAGTTCAACTTCACGAGCTGGACGGACTGGGATCAGAAGTACAAGCTGCTGCTGTCCTCCGGGCAGGCGATTGATCTGATTTTTACGGCAGACTGGACTCAATATCAATCCTATGCGAAGCGCGGTGCCTTCTTGCCGCTGGATGACCTGCTTCCGAAGGCGGCTCCTGAGCTGCAGAAGTTCGTTCCGGAGCAGATGTGGGAGGACGTTAAGGTTGACGGTAAAATCTACACGGTTCCGGCGACCTTCAAGGAGTATGTCACCAACGGGTTCGTCTACCGCGAGGATCTGCGCAAGAAGTACGATCTTCCCGTGCCGAAGGATCTGGCCAGCTACGAGGCTTACATGGACGGCATTGTCAAAAATGAGCCGGACATGATGCCGATGTCCCTGAACAGTGATGTGGGCAACAATCTGCACTACATCTATACGGAGCTGAACAAGATGATCGGTGCGCTCCCTTACGGGATGGGTGTGAAGTATGATTCCCCGGGAACGGTCTACTCTTACTGGGGCTCGGAGGAGCAGAAGGAAGAGCTGAAGACGATGAAGCGCTGGGCGGACAAGGGCTTCATTCCGAAGAACGTGCTGAACATCAAGGATACGATGCAGGACCCGATGACTTCCGGCAAAGCCGCCAGTATGTTCGGAGACAACCCTAACCGCTTCAATGATATGAAGATGAAGATCAGCACGACTCACCCGGATTGGGAAATGGCTTATTCTCCGTTTGGTTTGACTACCGGCTATGCGACTCCGGTCCATCCGATTCACAACGGATTCGCGATTCCGAAGAGCAGCAAGAACCCGGAACGGGCACTGGCCTTCTATCAGAAGATGGTGCTGGACAAACGCTATAATCAGCTGACGCAATACGGCATTGAAGGCAAGAACTACACGGTGGAAGACGGCTATTACAAGCTGGTCGGCACCAGTACCTCCAATGGCTTCACTCGTGAGGGCATGAACGGCTGGGCGTGGAGAAATCCAGAGTATATGCTGTTCGACAAGGGCTTTGACGGGGTCAAGGCGATCTTTGATGAGCTGGATAAAATCCAGAAGCCGGATCTGTTCCTGGGCTTCGCCGAGGACTACAGCTCCTATCAGGCAGAAAAGGCTGCGCTAGAACAGGTAGAGAAGCAGTACCTGTTCCCGCTGGAGGCCGGACTGGTAGATGATGTGGATAAGGGCCTGGAGACCTTCATGCAGAAGGCCAAGCAGGCGGGCCTGGAGAAAATTCAGGCGGAGTGGACGAAGCAGTGGGAGGCTTATGTTGCTGAAAAGGGTCTTAAGTAG
- a CDS encoding carbohydrate ABC transporter permease: MQIKDDSYTRLLQGVAYTVIILGSLACLIPFLLIISASLTANESIIKDGYHFIPAQFSLEGYKTVFTFPDEVLRAYGVTLFTTVTGTTLGLFFMTMAGYVLARKDFKYRNTFSFYIYFTTLFGGGLVPWYIMITKYLHLTDSYGALIFPGLMTPFLIILMKNFIRSAVPEELFESAKIDGAGDFKIYWRIVLQLSMPGIATVGLFLALAYWNDWFSSSLFINDPHKYQLQFHLYNVINSASFIANMGAGTGVSLGSDLPTESTKMAMAIVVTGPILFLYPFIQRYFVKGLTIGAVKG; this comes from the coding sequence ATGCAAATCAAAGACGACTCGTACACCAGGCTATTGCAGGGAGTAGCTTATACGGTAATTATACTGGGCTCCTTAGCCTGTCTGATTCCGTTCCTGCTGATTATTTCGGCTTCCTTGACGGCTAATGAGTCCATCATCAAGGACGGGTATCATTTCATCCCGGCGCAGTTCTCGCTGGAGGGCTATAAGACGGTATTCACTTTCCCTGATGAGGTGCTGCGGGCGTATGGGGTGACGCTGTTCACTACGGTGACGGGGACGACACTGGGACTGTTCTTCATGACAATGGCCGGTTATGTGCTGGCCCGCAAGGATTTCAAATACCGCAATACCTTCTCGTTCTATATTTACTTCACGACCCTGTTCGGCGGGGGGCTGGTGCCCTGGTACATTATGATTACTAAGTATCTGCATCTGACCGATTCTTATGGGGCGTTGATTTTCCCCGGCTTGATGACGCCGTTCCTGATTATTCTGATGAAGAATTTCATCCGCTCGGCGGTGCCGGAGGAGCTGTTCGAATCGGCCAAGATTGACGGGGCGGGGGATTTCAAAATATACTGGCGCATTGTGCTGCAGCTCTCGATGCCCGGGATTGCTACCGTAGGTCTGTTCCTCGCACTGGCTTACTGGAACGACTGGTTCTCCTCGTCGCTGTTCATTAATGATCCGCATAAGTATCAGCTGCAGTTCCATTTGTATAATGTCATCAACTCGGCTTCCTTCATCGCCAATATGGGCGCGGGTACCGGGGTCAGCTTAGGCAGCGATCTGCCTACAGAATCCACCAAGATGGCGATGGCCATTGTGGTCACGGGGCCGATTCTGTTCCTGTATCCGTTCATCCAGCGTTATTTCGTGAAGGGGCTGACGATCGGAGCGGTCAAAGGTTAG